ACGCTGCATATTGGATCCCATGAGAGCACGGTTGGCATCATCGTTCTCGAGGAAGGGGATCAGGGAGGCCGCTACGGACACCAGCTGTCTGGGGGAAACATCCATGAGATGAATCTCTTCCCTGGGGACCATGGTGGGTTCTCCACCCTTTCTTGCGGCTACGAAATCGTCCTCTAATCTGTTTTTAGCATCTAGTGGAGCATTCGCCTGAGCGATGGAATACTTGTCCTCCTCCAGCGCCGAAAGGTAGATGATATCGCTGGTGACATGGGCATTATCAACCTGGCGATACGGCGTCTCGATAAACCCGAACTCGTTGATCTGGGCGTAGGTGCTCAGGGAAGAGATAAGGCCGATATTTGGACCTTCCGGGGTCTCAATAGGGCAAATCCTGCCGTAGTGAGTTGGGTGCACGTCCCTGACTTCAAAGCCGGCCCTCTCCCTGGTAAGACCGCCCGGGCCGAGAGCCGAAAGGCGCCTCTTGTGTGTAACTTCGGAAAGAGGGTTGGTCTGGTCCATGAACTGGGAAAGCTGGCTGGAACCGAAAAACTCTTTCACCACAGCTGAGACCGGCTTGGCGTTGATGAGATCGTGGGGCATGACCGTTTCCATTTCCTGGATGCTCATGCGCTCCTTGATGGCTCGCTCCATACGGACCAGCCCTATCCTGAACTGATTCTCGAGAAGTTCGCCGACGCTTCTCACACGACGGTTCCCCAGATGGTCGATATCGTCTGCAAGGGCCTCCTGGGTGCCGCTTCTAAGCTTCACCAGGTATTTCATGATGGCCACAATGTCCTCTCTCATGAGAACGCGGGCCTCCAGAGGTGGTACCTCGCCACCGAAGATCTCCTTGAGCTCCTCGGCAAGCTTGATATTGATCTTCAAGCGTCCAACGCGGGAAAGATCATAACGATCATCCGAGAAGAACAGTCTGTCAAAGTGAGCTTTGGCCGTTTCCAGAGTCGGGGGATCTCCGGGGCGTAATTTCCTGTAGATCTCCAGGAGAGCGTCCTCTTCATTGAGAACCTTGTCCGTCGCCAGGGTGTCCCTGAGGGAACTCTCATAGCGGTTGTTGTCGATGAAGATGATTTCCAGTTCCTCTACACCGGCGGCCGTGATCTGCTCAAGCATCTCCTCCGTGATCTCCTCGTTGCAATCCCCGATGATCTCACCTGAGGCGGTGTTAACGACAGGGGTGGCCAGGTATCGCCCTATAAGATCAGAGTGGAGGTCGATCTCAAATTCTGTGATCCCCGCGGCTTCGATTTTTCTGGCGGAGGAGGCGAAGACTTTTCGGCCCTCCCGCACGAGGACATCTCCCGTTGCAGGATCGGCAATATCCAGGGAAACGTTCTGCATTTCGATGGTTTTTAGCTGGTAGGTCTTGAAGCCTTTGCCGCCGTCCAACCGGACCCGATCAATAAGGTAGAACAGCCGGATAATTTGCTCGGGGTTGTAACCGAGGGCCTTGAGCAGGATTGTCGCCGGAATCTTGCGTCGCCTGTCTATGCGCACATTAATGAGGCTCTTTGCGTCATATTCGAAATCCAGCCATGATCCACGATAAGGGATGACACGGGCCGAATACAGGGGGCGTCCTCCGATCATGGATTTGCTTTTGTCAAGTTCGTAGAAGACACCCGGACTCCGGTGAAGCTGACTGACGATGACCCGCTCGGTCCCGTTGATGATGAAAGTCCCGTTGGTCGTCATCAGAGGGATCTCTCCCAGATAAACGTCCTGTTCCTTGACTTCACGCACCTTTTTGGTCTTCGTCTCCTCGTCAACCTCAAGGTGAATCAGACGTATCGTGACGTTGAGCGGGGCAGCATAGGTCATGCCCCTGTCCTGACATTCCTGAACATCAAACTTGGATTCCAGGATGTCATACTTGACGTAATCGAGAAGAGTTGTCCTGGAGTAATCCTCAATAGGGAAAATACCCTTGAAGACAGCATGGAGACCAGTCTCTTCCCGCTGCCCGGGTTCAATTTTCATCTGCAGGAACTTCTCGTAGGACTCTTTCTGGACCTCGATCAGATTGGGCATACCGATGATGGAAGGTAATCGGGAAAAATCTCTGCGCAGCGGTATGTGGGATCTTGGGGCTTGTGCCATCGTCTCACCTCACGTGAATGCGGCAAAAAGTCTATTAGACTGGTAAAAGCAAGTATTGGAGGAGGCCTTCAGAAGGCTCTCCTCCCTTTACAACAAACTAAACGCCGGATTACTTGATCTCAATCTTGGCGCCAACCTCTTCAAGCTGTTTTTTGGCATCTTCGGCCTCGTCCCTGGAAATGCCTTCCTTGACATTGCCGGGCGCACTGTCAACCAGGTCCTTAGCCTCCTTGAGGCCAAGACCGGTAAGAGCGCGTACAACCTTGATAACCTTGATTTTCTCGGAACCGATATCGGAGAGAACCACATCAAACTCAGTCTTCTCCTCCTCCGCAACGCCGGCAGCAGCAGCTGGACCAGCGACCATGGCCACCGGAGCGGCTGCCGATACACCGAACTTCTCTTCAAGCTCTTTGACAAAATCAGCCATCTCGAGAACGGTCATGTTCTCAATAAACTGTACTACATCTTCCTTCTTGATATCTGCCATCGTATTTTCCTCCTGATACGAATTTTAATTCATTCAAAAATTCTGAAGGGGCCTAGGCGGCTTCCTTCTGGCGTTGTATGGAACCTAGAACTCTGACGAAACTGGAAGGTATTTCGGACAACGTCCGGACAAAGTTGGTTGCCGGGGCACTCATGGAGGCCAGAGCCATGGCGATCATGACATCCTTGCTCGGCATAGCCGCCAGCAGTTTGATCTCTGCTGCACTTATTGCCTCGCCGGACAAAACGCCTACCTTGACCTCAAGCTTGTCGTTGCTCTTGATGAAATCCATCAGAGCCTTGGCAGGCCCGACCGGATCTCCTGCTGTATAAAGGATCGCAACAGGACCCGTGAAATATTCCTTCACGGCTTCGAGAGGGGTCCCATCGGCCGCACGGATGGACAATGTGTTCTTGACCACCCTAAAGCGAGCCTCAACATCACGGAGCTTCGTTCTCAGATTGGATAGTTCTTCCACAGTAAGCCCGCGATAGTCTGCGAGCACAGCCATTTCGAACGCGGAGAACAGTTCGTGAAGCTCCTGGACCTGTTTATCTCTATCAGCTCGTCCCAATTCGTCTCCTCCTTTCTTTGTGTTTTCTGACGTGACGTTCAGTACGCCGGCCAGACATATGACAGGATGAGACTAGAAGTGGTCCGCAGTCTTCCAGGGTTGTCCCTTGAAAGGCATTAGACTCACACCGCATCTCGGCAGGGCGCTCACACAGAGCATTTAATCGGCCATAGCTCAGATTCTTCTTTTGAGCGACGGCTGACCCGGCTGTCACTGATCTTCCGGTGTGGCCAGTATTGAACAATGTCGTCAACGGGCAATGGGCAGAGCAAAACGCTCTACCCGATCCGACCGCTCACTCCTGAGAGGGAGCCACCCGAGCATCGATGCTGAACTTCGATAATCCTGGTAAGTTTCTACGAATGAATGGACTGTTATTTCAGGCCATCCAAACTATCTAAGGGCATTAACGGCCCAAACAGGATCGACTTTAACTCCCGGCCCCATAGTGGACGAGAGCGTAATGGACCTGAAATAGCGTCCCTTGCTGGCAGTCGGTTTAAGTTTGAGCAGTGAGTCCAGAAAAGCAGTCAGGTTCTCTGAAAGCTGCTCAGTAGTAAAGCTGGCCTTCCCGATGGCGGAATGGACAATGCCGTTCTTCTCGGTCTTGAACACCGCTTTTCCTGCCTTGATCTCTTCGATGGCCTTGGTCAGCTCAAAGGTCACGGTTCCCAGTTTGGGGTTCGGCATCATTCCACGGGGTCCGAGAATCTTGCCCAGCTTCCCAACGGTCCCCATCATGTCCGGTGTTGCCACGACCCTGTCGAACTCGAGCCATCCGCCCTGGATCTTTTCGGCCAGTTCGTCGCCACCGACGTGGTCGGCCCCGGCGTCCCTGGCTTCCTTATCCTTTTCGCCCTTGGCGAAGGCGATGACTCTCTCGACCTTACCGAGACCGTTAGGAAGAAGGGTGGCTCCTCGAACCATCTGGTCGCTCTTGCGGGGATCAACACCCAATCGGACAGCACACTCAACCGTCTCGTCGAACTTGGCGGTAGATGCTTCCTTGAGAATCCCAATGGCCGTCTCAAAATCGTAGGCCTTTAAGGGATCCACCTTCTCGGCTGCTGCCGAGTATCTCTTACCTGCTTTCATAATTAACACTCCACTAGAAACTAGAATCCGGACACTAGATATTTGACGTTTAAGGCACTAGCTTTCGACGACAATACCCATACTCCGGGCCGTACCTGTGACCATTTTCATGGCCTCCTCGATGCTGTAAGCATTAAGGTCCGGCATCTTGGTACGGGCGATCTCCTCGACCTGGGCTTTTGTGACCTTTCCCACCTTGAGTTTATTAGGCTCTCCAGAGCCTTTTTCGATCCCCGCCGCCATTCTAAGCAGGACGGCCGCGGGAGGCGTCTTGGTTATAAAACTGAAGGAACGATCGGCGTAAACCGTTATAACCACAGGGATGATCATTCCGCTCTGATCCTGAGTCTGGGCATTGAACGCCTTGCAGAACTCCATTATGTTGACACCATGCTGACCCAGAGCAGGCCCAACAGGAGGTGACGGGTTGGCCTGCCCGGCCGGAATTTGAAGCTTTATAAGACCTATAACCTTCTTTGCCATCTGCGTTTCCTTCCTTCGTGCAAAACTATTACATGATCACCCGTTGATCCCACACGGGCGGGATTCTAGGGTAGGGACAAACACCCGGTCTGTCCGCTAATTCTTCTCCACCTGCAGGAACTCAAGCTCCACCGAAGTGGCTCGACCGAAAATGGTGACCAGTACCTTGAGTTTGCCCTTCTCCTCATTGACCTCTTTAACGATACCGTTGAAGTTCGTGAAAGGTCCATCTACGACTCTCACACTTTCGGCAACGGAGAAGACCACCTTGGGTGTGGGCCGTTCGGCTCCCTCCACCACCTGCTGTTGGATCTTATTAACCTCATTGGGCGACAGCGGTGCCGGGTTGGCCCCACCGACGAATCCCGTGACCTTGGGGAGGCCGCTGACCAGATGCCAGTTCTCATCGTTGAGAACCATCTGCACCATGATGTAGCCCGGGAAAAATTTTCTGGAGGAGATCTTTTTCTTGCCTTTTTTTAGTTCTACGACCTCCTCGGAAGGGATCATGACATCACCAATCTCTTCCTCCCGCCCTTTTTCCCGGAACTTCTGGAAGATAGAATCCCGCACCCGGGCTTCAAAGCCTGTATGGGTGTGAACGACAAACCAGTTCATAATGTTTTGCTCAGTCATGGCCAGCTATCCGAAGAGCGATGTGACCATTCTACTCAGGAGGATATCAATTATCCCGAGATAGAATGAAATAATGAAAACGACAACCAGCACAACACCCGTAGAAGACATGGTGTCCTGTCGTGAGGGCCACGAAACTTTTTTCAGCTCAACTCGGACATCGGTGAAAAAAATGCGTGTTCTTTTCAGCATGGGCAGGTATCCCCAATCAATAACAGCATTATAAGCCCTTCCCTCGCCAGAAGGGTCAATGGCAGGCCAGGAGGGATTCGAACCCCCATCACCCGGTTTTGGAGACCGGTGCTCTAACCGTTAGAGCTACTGGCCTTCCCCTTTAAGCGACAGAGCAAATCTACTTCGTTTCCTTGTGGGGCCTGTGGCCACCACAGAAACGGCAGAATTTTTTTATCTCCAACCTCTCGGTGGTATTCTTCTTGTTTTTGGTCGTTGAATAGTTGCGCTGTTTGCACTCGGTGCATTCAAGCGTAATAATCACACGCATCTCGCACTTTCCCCGCTCCGGGTCTCAAACGGTCAGATCGGACCCGATTCTACTCGATGATCTCGCTGACAACCCCGGCGCCCACGGTGCGGCCGCCCTCGCGGATGGCGAAGCGAAGTTCCTTCTCCATGGCGATGGGGGTGATCAGCTCAACCTCGATGGATACATTGTCACCGGGCATCACCATTTTCACGTCCGAAGGTAGGGTCGCTATACCCGTCACGTCCGTCGTACGGAAATAAAACTGGGGGCGATATCCGTCGAAAAACGGCGTGTGACGACCGCCTTCCTCCTTCGCCAGAATGTACACCTCGCCCTTGAACTTCGTGTGAGGCTTTATGCTGCCAGGAATACACACCACCTGACCACGCTCGATCTCGTCACGCTTGATGCCACGAAGCAAAAGACCTACGTTGTCGCCTGCCTGACCCTGGTCAAGAAGCTTGCGGAACATCTCTACACCCGTCACAACGGTCTTCTGCGTATCACGAATACCAACGATCTCCACGTCACTGCCAACCTTGATGATCCCACGGTCAACACGACCCGTCGCCACCGTTCCGCGACCCGAGATCGAAAATACGTCCTCAACCGGCATCAAAAACGGCTTGTCGATCACTCGCTCCGGCTCAGGGATGTAGCTGTCTACAGCATCCATAAGCGCATATATCGAACCGCAATCAGCACATGCAGCATCACCACAGCCGTGCTCCAACGCCTTGAGCGCGCTTCCCATAATGATCGGAATGTCGTCACCAGGGAACTCGTACATCGACAACAGCTCGCGAACCTCAAGCTCAACCAACTCCAGAAGCTCAGGATCGTCAACCATGTCTGTCTTGTTCATGTACACAACGATGTACGGAACACCTACCTGACGGGCAAGCAGGATGTGCTCACGTGTCTGGGGCATCGGACCGTCTGCTGCACTCACCACAAGGATCGCGCCGTCCATCTGCGCCGCTCCTGTGATCATGTTCTTCACATAGTCAGCGTGACCAGGACAGTCAACATGGGCGTAGTGACGGTTTGCCGTCTCGTACTCCACGTGGGCCGTCGCGATCGTAATGCCTCGCTCACGCTCCTCGGGCGCCTTGTCGATCTCGTCAAACGGAACGAATGTCGCTCCACCAGCGTTTGCCAGACACTTCGTAATTGCTGCTGTAAGCGTCGTTTTGCCGTGATCAACGTGACCGATCGTGCCCACGTTTACGTGCGGCTTCGTCCTCTCAAACTTCGCCTTGGACATTGTCTCCTCCTTAGAGCTGAATCGGGCGCCTTCGCGCTCCCGAATCCGTTTATCCTGACCCGGGAGGCCCCTGCATTTCGTCTATTATGGAGCCCACGGCCGGGATTGAACCGGCGGCCTCTTCCTTACCAAGGAAGTGCTCCACCACTGAGCTACGTGGGCTCGTTGTCAATTGGAGCGGGAAACGGGATTCGAACCCGCGACCCTCAGCTTGGAAGGCTGACGCTCTAGCCATCTGAGCTATTCCCGCCCGATCCATCACGTCCCGGCTCCCGGATTCAAAACGGATTTAACCCGCCCTTGAACGGTCCTGGAAGGGACACTTTATCAAGAATCTGGTCACTTCTGTATATTAAAGACGGGCATATGACCCGTAAAATCGCATGGTGGGGAGTGATGGATTTGAACCACCGTAGGCATCGCCAGCGGGTTTACAGCCCGCCCCCTTTAGCCACTCGGGCAACTCCCCGGATACATTTTTTCAGTCCTATCCCTGTCTTGACCCACAGTGGAGCTGGCGAAGGGACTTGAACCCGCAACCTGCGCATTACAAATGCGCTGCTCTACCAATTGAGCTACGCCAGCAATCTATTTTATTAACCTCGTAAAAGGTTACTTCGACTCATTTTACGAGGCGGTCACGCCGTCAGCTTGACTACCCCAGGATGCTTGCATCGCGCACATCCTGCTTGATGGACTTTTAAAAGTCCATCAAAATTCGAGGCAGTTTCAACCAGGTTCTGCGCATAAAGGATAACACGCTTATTTAGAGGCTCAGCGATTGTTTGTCAAGAGGGAAATTGACCGGAACATCCGCCCGGTACCAGAATCCAGTAGCCAGTAAAAAAACTAAAAAAACTACCATCCAAAACGTTTTCCAGACCTCCTGGCTCCCGGATACCAGATACTGGGTCCTCATAACGTGATCAGTATCTTTTCCAATGCCTGATCACGTGGTAAATCGCTATCCCCGCTGCCACCGACAGGTTCAGAGATCCCGTTGGACCCTCTCCTTCGATAGTGACGATCTTCGAGCAGGCCGCCCGGACCCTTGGCGGGAGGGCCCTGTCCTCGCTTCCCAGAACCAGGGCGATTTTTCCAAAAACATCACTGATCGCCGAGAGCGCTTCACCTCGCAGCTCCACTCCCACAACCTCGTATCCAGCCTCGGATAACAGATCGCAGCCAACGGGCGCGGATTTCACAACTGCTACAGGCAGGCTTTCCAGTGCTCCCGCTGAAGAACGAGAGGCCGTTGTGCTTAAGGGAGCCGTGCCCCTGGATGGCAGCACAAGTGCTCTTACACCCAGAAAGGAACAGGTCCTTGCCACGGCACCAAGGTTCCTCGGATCCTCCACTCCTGCGAGGAGAACGAGCAAATCCCTTCCGTCCGTCGGTTCGTATTTCAAAAGTTCTTCAAGGGGGAATATGGGTAGAGCACCGCACTCCAGGACGACACCCTGGTGCTTTGTGGTCCCCGCCAGTTGTCCGACCTTCTCTGTAGTTGCTGTCTGGACCTTAATACCGGCATCTTCCGCTCGCCGGACCAGTTCCTCAGAATCTTTCTGTCTGGAGACGAAGAGGCGGTAGAGGGGGCGGCGGCGGTGCCGCAAAGCCTCCAGTACGGGCTGGATGCCGGAGAGATACTGGACTTCATTGAATTCATTCATATTTAATGTCCAGTATCTGGTAAAGAGTATGGGGGTTCGGGGGTAATGGGTAAGAAGTTCGCAGTTTCCCCTTACTCCCGTACTCCCATACACCCATACCCATCAAGATACTCCTCAGATATCTTTTACTGGAATGAGAACCGGACCCTGAGGTGTATCCTGTACAGTATACCCCAGTTCAGCTATCGCGTCTCTCAACTCGTCCGCCTTGGACCAATCCTTGTTGTTTCTCGCCTCGACTCGCTCCAGGGCCATGGCCTGGGAGGTTGAGTTGGATAATGCGGTGAGCGATAGCAGACCATCTGCTGCGTTCTCGGTCGTCGGCAATCCTCGATCACGCCAACGGCGTGACGGCCTTGCATCTGACCCACTCTCCCTCACCTCAAAGTCAAAATCGCACGAATAGCTATTTTTTTATGAGCACTGCTATCGCACCTTGCGGAGTGTCCTGTACTGTGAATCCCAATTCAGCAATTTTGTCTCTTAATTCATCAGATAGTGCATAATTTTTTTCTTCACGCGCCTTTTCCCGTTCTGCAATAAGTTCATTAACTTCTCTTGGGATGACATAACCTTCAGTCTTCATGCTCGCTGTCCCTGAAAAAGAAGTTTCTACTGAAAGAACTGTCCCTTTAGCGTGTGGCACACCTAATTGAACCGTGACATCTTGAATACCAAGAAACTTATGCCCCCAATCAATACCATCCTCAAACAATCCCAGTATTGAACCTACTTTTCTAAAAAAGGCATCAATTGTTTCGAACGCTTCTTTAGATACGCCCACTTGCGATTCTTCATCAGCTTTGTTCAGCATTGCGTTAACCAGAGGAATCGCTTTAAACAGATGACCAATTGCCCCCGCTGTGTTGAAATCGTCATTCATCGACTTGACAAATGAGGGTTCAATATCATTCGCAAAGGAATCCAGAACTTCCTTTTCATCGTCATTTGTTTCGCGGTTTTCTTGACCGATGCGCGCCATTCGCACAAACAGGTTGGCAAACTTATTTAATCCTATTCGAGCTTTATCAAGAGCATCATCCGAGAAGTCCAAGGGACTTCGATAATGGGTTGAAAGAAGAAAAAACCGTACAACATCAGGATCAAACTTTTCCAGCACCTCCCGGATGGTGAAAAAGTTACCCAGGGACTTGGACATCTTCTCGCTGTCGATATTTACGAAGCCGTTGTGCATCCAATAGCGGACGAACTCTCTACCTCCCGCCGCCTCGGACTGGGCGATCTCGTTTTCATGGTGGGGAAAGATGAGGTCTTTGCCCCCGCCGTGGATGTCCAGAGGTTGGCCGAGGATCTCCGCAGACATAGCCGAACATTCAATGTGCCATCCCGGCCGCCCTTTGCCCCAGGGGCTGTCCCATTCGGGTTCACCCGGCTTGGAACTCTTCCACAGCGCGAAATCCAGGGGGTTGACCTTCCTCTCGTCCACGTCGATGCGAGCCCCGGCCTGCAGATCATCCAGATTCCGTTTTGAAAGTTTTCCATACCCATGGAACTTTTCAACTTCGAAGTAGACATCACCTTCCACCTCATAAGCAAACCCTTTGTCCACAAGAACCTTCACGATGGCTATTATCTGGGCCATATAATCAGTGGCCCTGGGCTCCACGTCGGCCCTCTGCACCCCCAGAGCACCCATGTCGGTATCGTGAGCTTTGATGAAGGTCTCGGCCAGTTCCTTCCAGTGAACGCCCTGTTCGTTGCTGCGGTTGATGATCTTGTCGTCAATGTCGGTGTAGTTGCGCACGTAAGTGACATCGTAGCCTGCAAACCGCAAGTAACGTGCAATGACGTCGAAGGCCACAGACGCCCGCGCATGCCCTATATGGCAGTAGTCGTAGACGGTGACGCCGCAAGCGTACATGCCCACCTTGGGTGGGCTGATTGGTTTGAACTCTTCCTTTTTACCGGAAAGGGTATTGTAAACGCGCAGGGTCATTGTTCTACCTCAGGAGTCAGGAGCCAGAATCCAGGAGCCAGCAGAAAAAATAATAACACGAAAATCCAGGTGCCAAATATCAGAAAAGGCAGTCAGAATTTACCATTCACGGCTGCGATTTATCGACTTCTACGATCTGTACCTTTGGAGAGATGATCAGGTTCAATGCCGATAACTGTACCAACAACGGGTTCAGAAGGCTTACTTCATAACGATATTCAGTGCCACCCTCAGTTAGAATGACAAAATTAATGGGATCGATGGAAAGATCGGGAGGTTCGAGGAATTCTCCTGTTTTTTCACCCTTTACGGTTAAATCGAGCAGAATCAGTTCTTTCCCCTGGTCATAGGCCTTTTGCTGAAATCTTGAATGATTCCACTGCCCCAATGCGACGAAAAGAAATATAACAAAAAGAAGTATGAAAAAATTTTTCACTAACAAATTCATAATAATCTGGCTCTTTCTTTCCATATTTTTGTTAGTGCCTCTGGATACCTGGCTGTGGAATACAAGATTTTGTCCTTCCACCGACACTCCGACACATCACAGTGAAACTTCCTCGACTTAGTCGCATTCGATGGTCCCGCTCCCTTAAGGCCGTTCAGAGTGCGTCAGATGCAAGGCCAGAGGGGTGAGGTAACCGGAGGTCCCGCCTGTGGCGGGATCGAGACCGCCGAACCCCGATAATCCCGCCATCGGCGGGACAGGTGGCGTGCTATGGACGGCCGCATTAAA
Above is a genomic segment from bacterium containing:
- the rplA gene encoding 50S ribosomal protein L1, with amino-acid sequence MMKAGKRYSAAAEKVDPLKAYDFETAIGILKEASTAKFDETVECAVRLGVDPRKSDQMVRGATLLPNGLGKVERVIAFAKGEKDKEARDAGADHVGGDELAEKIQGGWLEFDRVVATPDMMGTVGKLGKILGPRGMMPNPKLGTVTFELTKAIEEIKAGKAVFKTEKNGIVHSAIGKASFTTEQLSENLTAFLDSLLKLKPTASKGRYFRSITLSSTMGPGVKVDPVWAVNALR
- the rpoB gene encoding DNA-directed RNA polymerase subunit beta; this encodes MAQAPRSHIPLRRDFSRLPSIIGMPNLIEVQKESYEKFLQMKIEPGQREETGLHAVFKGIFPIEDYSRTTLLDYVKYDILESKFDVQECQDRGMTYAAPLNVTIRLIHLEVDEETKTKKVREVKEQDVYLGEIPLMTTNGTFIINGTERVIVSQLHRSPGVFYELDKSKSMIGGRPLYSARVIPYRGSWLDFEYDAKSLINVRIDRRRKIPATILLKALGYNPEQIIRLFYLIDRVRLDGGKGFKTYQLKTIEMQNVSLDIADPATGDVLVREGRKVFASSARKIEAAGITEFEIDLHSDLIGRYLATPVVNTASGEIIGDCNEEITEEMLEQITAAGVEELEIIFIDNNRYESSLRDTLATDKVLNEEDALLEIYRKLRPGDPPTLETAKAHFDRLFFSDDRYDLSRVGRLKINIKLAEELKEIFGGEVPPLEARVLMREDIVAIMKYLVKLRSGTQEALADDIDHLGNRRVRSVGELLENQFRIGLVRMERAIKERMSIQEMETVMPHDLINAKPVSAVVKEFFGSSQLSQFMDQTNPLSEVTHKRRLSALGPGGLTRERAGFEVRDVHPTHYGRICPIETPEGPNIGLISSLSTYAQINEFGFIETPYRQVDNAHVTSDIIYLSALEEDKYSIAQANAPLDAKNRLEDDFVAARKGGEPTMVPREEIHLMDVSPRQLVSVAASLIPFLENDDANRALMGSNMQRQAVPLLTTTSPLVGTGMEAVSARDSGAVDIAKRSGWVESVDAGRIVIQVDEDEEEKEGVEGSSNVDIFHLTKFMRSNQNTCINQVPIVKPGQHVQAGEVIADGPATQNGELALGKNILVAFMPWNGYNFEDSILVSERLVQEDVFTSIHIEEFEVMARDTKLGKEEITRDIPNVGEEALKDLDESGIVRIGAEVNPGDILVGKVTPKGETQLTPEEKLLRAIFGEKAGDVRDTSLRVPPGVEGVVIDVKVFSRRGMEKDTRAQTIEDDQVARYIKDRDDEIRIVRNSMYEKIRSTILGRKLAADLKGPDGSFLGKKEGKVTTRILDDFPKVKWFDIPLSDSKALERMMILRRRSENQEEMIRRLFDGKIEKLRKGDELPPGVIKMVKVYLAIKRQLSVGDKMAGRHGNKGVLSKIVPVEDMPYMEDGTPVDMVLNPLGVPSRMNVGQILETMLGWAAKGVGEKVAKMLDSGATIAKLRTILREVYGADKNTEAGKRLKLALDEMDDDDIRTLAMELNDGLLVASPVFDGANEEEVRDLLAIADLPLRGQTRLFDGKSGDPFHRTVTVGYIYMMKLHHLVDDKIHARSIGPYSLVTQQPLGGKAQFGGQRFGEMEVWALEGYGAAHTLQEMLTVKSDDVAGRTKMYEAIVKGHNSMEAGLPESFNVLIKELQSFCLDVELLEEEKKA
- the cysS gene encoding cysteine--tRNA ligase — translated: MTLRVYNTLSGKKEEFKPISPPKVGMYACGVTVYDYCHIGHARASVAFDVIARYLRFAGYDVTYVRNYTDIDDKIINRSNEQGVHWKELAETFIKAHDTDMGALGVQRADVEPRATDYMAQIIAIVKVLVDKGFAYEVEGDVYFEVEKFHGYGKLSKRNLDDLQAGARIDVDERKVNPLDFALWKSSKPGEPEWDSPWGKGRPGWHIECSAMSAEILGQPLDIHGGGKDLIFPHHENEIAQSEAAGGREFVRYWMHNGFVNIDSEKMSKSLGNFFTIREVLEKFDPDVVRFFLLSTHYRSPLDFSDDALDKARIGLNKFANLFVRMARIGQENRETNDDEKEVLDSFANDIEPSFVKSMNDDFNTAGAIGHLFKAIPLVNAMLNKADEESQVGVSKEAFETIDAFFRKVGSILGLFEDGIDWGHKFLGIQDVTVQLGVPHAKGTVLSVETSFSGTASMKTEGYVIPREVNELIAEREKAREEKNYALSDELRDKIAELGFTVQDTPQGAIAVLIKK
- the tuf gene encoding elongation factor Tu → MSKAKFERTKPHVNVGTIGHVDHGKTTLTAAITKCLANAGGATFVPFDEIDKAPEERERGITIATAHVEYETANRHYAHVDCPGHADYVKNMITGAAQMDGAILVVSAADGPMPQTREHILLARQVGVPYIVVYMNKTDMVDDPELLELVELEVRELLSMYEFPGDDIPIIMGSALKALEHGCGDAACADCGSIYALMDAVDSYIPEPERVIDKPFLMPVEDVFSISGRGTVATGRVDRGIIKVGSDVEIVGIRDTQKTVVTGVEMFRKLLDQGQAGDNVGLLLRGIKRDEIERGQVVCIPGSIKPHTKFKGEVYILAKEEGGRHTPFFDGYRPQFYFRTTDVTGIATLPSDVKMVMPGDNVSIEVELITPIAMEKELRFAIREGGRTVGAGVVSEIIE
- the secE gene encoding preprotein translocase subunit SecE; this encodes MLKRTRIFFTDVRVELKKVSWPSRQDTMSSTGVVLVVVFIISFYLGIIDILLSRMVTSLFG
- the rpmG gene encoding 50S ribosomal protein L33 is translated as MRVIITLECTECKQRNYSTTKNKKNTTERLEIKKFCRFCGGHRPHKETK
- the rplJ gene encoding 50S ribosomal protein L10; the encoded protein is MGRADRDKQVQELHELFSAFEMAVLADYRGLTVEELSNLRTKLRDVEARFRVVKNTLSIRAADGTPLEAVKEYFTGPVAILYTAGDPVGPAKALMDFIKSNDKLEVKVGVLSGEAISAAEIKLLAAMPSKDVMIAMALASMSAPATNFVRTLSEIPSSFVRVLGSIQRQKEAA
- the rplK gene encoding 50S ribosomal protein L11: MAKKVIGLIKLQIPAGQANPSPPVGPALGQHGVNIMEFCKAFNAQTQDQSGMIIPVVITVYADRSFSFITKTPPAAVLLRMAAGIEKGSGEPNKLKVGKVTKAQVEEIARTKMPDLNAYSIEEAMKMVTGTARSMGIVVES
- the nusG gene encoding transcription termination/antitermination protein NusG — protein: MTEQNIMNWFVVHTHTGFEARVRDSIFQKFREKGREEEIGDVMIPSEEVVELKKGKKKISSRKFFPGYIMVQMVLNDENWHLVSGLPKVTGFVGGANPAPLSPNEVNKIQQQVVEGAERPTPKVVFSVAESVRVVDGPFTNFNGIVKEVNEEKGKLKVLVTIFGRATSVELEFLQVEKN
- a CDS encoding RNA methyltransferase, which encodes MNEFNEVQYLSGIQPVLEALRHRRRPLYRLFVSRQKDSEELVRRAEDAGIKVQTATTEKVGQLAGTTKHQGVVLECGALPIFPLEELLKYEPTDGRDLLVLLAGVEDPRNLGAVARTCSFLGVRALVLPSRGTAPLSTTASRSSAGALESLPVAVVKSAPVGCDLLSEAGYEVVGVELRGEALSAISDVFGKIALVLGSEDRALPPRVRAACSKIVTIEGEGPTGSLNLSVAAGIAIYHVIRHWKRY
- the rplL gene encoding 50S ribosomal protein L7/L12, which produces MADIKKEDVVQFIENMTVLEMADFVKELEEKFGVSAAAPVAMVAGPAAAAGVAEEEKTEFDVVLSDIGSEKIKVIKVVRALTGLGLKEAKDLVDSAPGNVKEGISRDEAEDAKKQLEEVGAKIEIK